The window GTGCTGGTGCAGGCGGCGGACTCCATCTCTGGCGCGCGCCCCGGCGCACGTAAAGAGCTGCTTGAAAACTACGTAAAGCGGCTTGAAGATCTGGAGGGCATTGCCACCAGCTTTGATGGTGTCAGCAAGGCATACGCCATTCAGGCTGGCCGCGAGATTCGCGTGATGGTCAACTCCGACATGGTTGATGACGACACCACGTATATCCTCTGCAAGGATATTGCTGAAAAGATTGAGAAAAACCTTACCTATCCCGGCCAGATCCGCGTGACGGTCATTCGTGAACGTCGGGCAGTGGGGCTGGCCAAGTAGAGCAAAAGCCTTAAACAGGCGCTCAACGCAGGCAAAACCCGCATGCGTCTGTTTCGCGGCAATGATTTGCAGGCAAATCCTTGCTTGAGCATTTCATGAATGAAATGATCAGGCCCATGGGTGCAGCGTATGCAGAACCTTCCCTTATTTGTGTTAGATCTGGCGGCCAGCTTCATGCTGGCCGCTGCCGCATCTTGCCGGGCTCGCTCTACGGGAGCACATTTCAGCGGTGCTGCCGTTCTTGCCTGTCTGGCGGGGATGGCCGCGCCGCTCGCTCGTGATGGGCTGCTCGGCTATGGCGCCATTACCCTCAATCAGGGGGAATATCTGGCTGCATGCGTGTGCGGCGGCATTGCCGGTATCATTATAGGGCAAAGCAGTCGGGCCTGGATGGCCTTCTTTTGGCTGGATGCGCTGGGGCTGGCGCTTGGAGCTGGCGTGGGAACCGTAAAGGGCGTGATGGCC of the Desulfovibrio desulfuricans DSM 642 genome contains:
- a CDS encoding TRIC cation channel family protein produces the protein MQNLPLFVLDLAASFMLAAAASCRARSTGAHFSGAAVLACLAGMAAPLARDGLLGYGAITLNQGEYLAACVCGGIAGIIIGQSSRAWMAFFWLDALGLALGAGVGTVKGVMAGLGPTGSILVGILGGLVGGIARDLCLGDMARAVEENMYATAAAFGGMLALTVMLLTNLDPWQGALCGALLAVVLRGVKKAKIV